From a region of the Lactuca sativa cultivar Salinas chromosome 4, Lsat_Salinas_v11, whole genome shotgun sequence genome:
- the LOC111899163 gene encoding pheophytinase, chloroplastic, producing MSSSCASVPYPVRTECPTANKFSSIVKVHPYRNKCGLSRRDFATKGIVAAGASVIPSTLLSQSAQGLERLPFKNDGYNFWTWRGHKIHYVEEGEGFPIVLIHGFGASAFHWRYNIPELAKKYKVYAVDLLGFGWSEKALVDYDALVWRDQVADFLKEIVKEPTILVGNSLGGFTALVAAEAMKEQVVGIVLLNSAGQFGSPNDEENEAQESPFQKFLIKPLKEIFQRVVLGFLFWQAKQPARVESVLKSVYKNTSNVDDYLIQSITRPADDPNAGEVYYRLMTRFMSNQRKYTLDSVLSKLSCPLLLVWGDLDPWVGPAKALRIKEFYPNTSIVNLQAGHCPHDEVPELVNKALVDWLATLPSTSTSTTPQIL from the exons ATGTCGTCTTCATGTGCTTCGGTGCCGTATCCAGTAAGAACCGAGTGCCCTACCGCTAACAAATTCAGTTCCATCGTCAAAGTTCATCCTTATA GAAATAAATGTGGTTTGAGTAGGAGAGATTTTGCTACGAAAGGAATTGTTGCAGCTGGAGCTTCGGTGATCCCGTCTACTTTGCTATCTCAATCTGCTCAAG GTCTAGAGAGATTACCTTTCAAGAACGATGGATATAACTTTTGGACATGGAGAGGTCACAAAATACATtatgttgaagaaggagaaggtttccCCATTGTTCTCATCCATGGTTTTGGTGCTTCAGCTTTCCATTGGAG GTACAATATACCTGAATTAGCTAAAAAGTACAAAGTGTATGCTGTGGACTTACTTGGCTTTGGGTGGAGTGAAAAAGCACTTGTTGATTATGATGCATTAGTGTGGAGAGATCAAGTTGCTGATTTCTTGAAGGAGATAGTGAAAGAACCAACTATATTGGTTGGAAATAG TCTTGGAGGATTTACAGCTTTGGTGGCAGCAGAAGCAATGAAAGAGCAAGTTGTTGGGATTGTGTTACTGAACTCTGCAGGACAATTTGGAAGCCCAAATGATGAAGAAAATGAGGCTCAAGAATCCCCTTTTCAGAAATTTCTCATAAAGCCATTGAAGGAAATTTTTCAACGTGTGGTTCTTGGATTCTTGTTTTGGCAAGCTAAGCAACCAGCTCGTGTTGAATCTGTCTTGAAAAGT gTATATAAAAATACTTCAAATGTTGATGATTATCTAATCCAATCAATCACCAGACCAGCAGATGATCCAAATGCTGGAGAAGTCTATTACAg ATTAATGACACGATTCATGTCAAATCAAAGAAAATACACACTCGACAGTGTGTTGAGCAAACTATCGTGCCCATTATTGTTAGTGTGGGGTGATTTAGACCCGTGGGTGGGGCCCGCAAAGGCTCTTCGGATCAAAGAGTTTTACCCGAACACATCTATTGTAAACTTACAAGCCGGGCATTGTCCACATGATGAAGTTCCCGAACTTGTCAATAAGGCCTTGGTTGATTGGCTAGCAACTCTACCATCCACATCCACATCAACCACCCCTcaaattttataa